Sequence from the Flavobacterium sp. TR2 genome:
CTCTTCTGCCCTTTTCATGAGAGAACGGATGCTTTTTGCCAATACAGTTCCTTCATTGGTAAGACTCACAATGTTTTTGCGTTTATCCATTTTATCTTTTACGACCTCAACCAATTTCTTTTTTTCAAGTGCCGAAATGCTTCTTAAAATAGACGATTTGTCGCGCATAGTCTTATCTGACAACTCTCTCTGCGAAAGACTTTTGTGATGCAGAATCATAAGCAAGGGCAATTGTTCCAGCTGCAATGTAATTCCTGCTTCATTCATTAACGCGTTTGTACGTCTGAAAATTGCACGCTTTATACGATGAATCTGAAAGAAGAAACTATCTGATATTTCCTCTTTCCAAAAATTTGAAAAACCTTCTTTATCGGTATGTTTTTTTTCCATGATGCAAAATTACAAAAAAGAGTGATATGTCAACTATTTTTCAAAACAATCCTTATTTTATTGATATACAAACCATTCACAAAAATAATTAGGCTATAAAAACAAAAATGAACGATTATTTTTACTAACTTTAATTGTTAAATATTGCCTAATAAAAACTTAAAAATTACTCTGATGAAACAATTATTTATTTTTTTGGTAATGATGCTCCTTTGGATTCCGCTAAACGCTCAGACAGTTGCCGAAACCAGCAAAGATGAAGACTTAACGACTTTTAAAACTGAAACAGACGATTTTCAAAATAATAGTGTAGATGATCTGCCCTGGCACAATAGAAAATTTAAAGTTACTGCCGGCGGTTTTTTTCCCGTAAACAATACTCAAGTTAAAGTTGAAGGCAACAACGGAAATATAGGAACTGAAATTGATCTTGAAAGCGATTTAGGTTTTACTAAATCAAGTGCTTCTTTTTTAGGAACATTTGACTGGCGCATTTCCAAAAGATCCCGATTAGGTTTTGAGTATTTTGTGCTTGATAGAACTGCGACCAAGACGCTGCAAAAAGATATTACTTTTGGAGATCACACTTACCCGATAGACGGAAGGGTTCAAGGTACTTTTAATGTGCAGATTGCCAGAATTGCTTATGGCTATGCCATTCTCTCCAAACCTAAATACCAAGCTGGCCTATTGATTGGAGCGCACGTGCTTTTTGCAGATTTAGGCCTAAAATTAGAAGCTAACACGCAAAGTTTAGAGTATCGTGATACTTTTGACTTTACTGCTCCTCTGCCTGATGTTGGAATTTGGGGAGAATTTGTTCTTGGAAAACGCTGGGGTTTATATGCCAACGTAAATTATCTTGCCGTAAAAATTAATGATACCGACGGACGAATCATAAGCTACAATTTATCTGTTTTGTATAATGTTGTTCAAAACTTTAGCCTTACTGCTGGTTATACTGGTTTGAATTTTAGAATAGATACTGTTCAAGACCGATTAAATGGTTTCTTAAAATGGGGCTATAACGGACCAACGATAACAGCTGTGTATACTTTTGGAAAACACGTTAAGGTTACTAAATAAAAGTTGCTAAGGTTCTGAGATGCTAAGATGCTAAGTTTTTTTTAACGCAAAGGACGCAAAGTTTTTTCGCAAAGGGCGCTAAGTTTTTTTAGAGTCATTAAAATGAAAAAGTTCGCAAAGCTTGTTTTTATAAAACTTTGCGAACTTTGCATTTTATAAAATCTCATCTAAATTCTCAATAAAAGCTTCTTAACTTCCCGAAGCTTCGGAATTGCGAAAAAGCTTTGCGGACTTTGCATTTTATAAAATCTCACAAAAAAACTTTGCCTCCCCTTTGCGAAAAAACTTTGCGGGCTTTGCGTTTTATAAAGTCTCAAAAAAAACTCTGCGTCCCGAGGCTTCGGGATTGCGAAAAAACTTTGCGAGCTTTGCGATCAAAATTATACTCAAAGTATATAAAC
This genomic interval carries:
- a CDS encoding MarR family winged helix-turn-helix transcriptional regulator, coding for MEKKHTDKEGFSNFWKEEISDSFFFQIHRIKRAIFRRTNALMNEAGITLQLEQLPLLMILHHKSLSQRELSDKTMRDKSSILRSISALEKKKLVEVVKDKMDKRKNIVSLTNEGTVLAKSIRSLMKRAEEEVMSVFSPKEKIEALNAVRSYADKLEML